One segment of Aquimarina sp. BL5 DNA contains the following:
- a CDS encoding conjugal transfer protein TraO, producing MKKLISTNLLLVVFILFSSITMYAQSHKTALSLTGGYADGGFAGLAAFDYKVNEFDYLQFGIQTNFTKLEYEDIKIPVNLYAFNTGFFFDVLRNNKRTFALALGAGATVGYESINNGDEILENNQVLNIETSNVVFGAYAGLDADIFLIPTVAINIKAQEIYHFNSDIGELTPYFGIGIKLILK from the coding sequence ATGAAAAAACTTATAAGTACTAACTTATTACTAGTTGTCTTTATTCTTTTTTCTTCCATTACCATGTATGCTCAGAGTCATAAAACTGCACTGTCATTAACCGGTGGTTATGCAGATGGAGGTTTTGCAGGATTAGCTGCGTTTGATTATAAGGTAAATGAATTTGATTATTTACAATTTGGTATTCAAACTAATTTTACAAAATTAGAGTATGAGGATATAAAAATACCTGTTAATTTGTATGCTTTTAACACAGGGTTCTTTTTTGATGTACTTAGGAATAATAAGAGAACATTTGCGCTCGCTTTAGGGGCAGGAGCAACCGTGGGTTATGAGTCTATTAATAATGGAGACGAGATTCTAGAAAACAATCAGGTTTTGAATATTGAGACAAGTAATGTAGTTTTCGGAGCGTATGCAGGATTAGATGCAGATATATTTTTAATTCCTACAGTGGCAATTAATATTAAAGCACAAGAGATATATCACTTCAATAGCGATATTGGAGAACTTACTCCTTATTTTGGTATTGGAATTAAATTAATACTGAAGTAA
- the fumC gene encoding class II fumarate hydratase yields the protein MEYRIEKDTMGEVKVPADKLWGAQTERSRNNFKIGAPSSMPLEIVYGFAYLKKAAAFTNCELGVLPIEKRDLIAQVCDEILEGKHDDQFPLVIWQTGSGTQSNMNVNEVIANRAHQLAGKTIGEGEKTIQPNDDVNKSQSSNDTFPTGMHIAAYKKILEVTIPGITQLRDTLKKKSEAFKNVVKIGRTHFMDATPLTIGQELSGYVSQLDHGLKALENTLPHLAEIALGGTAVGTGLNTPKGYAKRVSEFIAQFTSLPFITAENKFEALAAHDAFVETHGALKQIAVSLNKIGNDIRMLASGPRSGIGELIIPANEPGSSIMPGKVNPTQCEALTMVCAQVLGNDVAINVGGMQGHFELNVFKPVMAANLLQSAQLIGDSCVSFDVHCAQGIEPNQARITELLNNSLMLVTALNTKIGYYKAAEIANTAHKNGTTLKQEAVALGYVTEEEFDQWVKPEDMVGALK from the coding sequence ATGGAATATAGAATAGAAAAAGATACAATGGGCGAAGTAAAAGTGCCTGCTGATAAACTTTGGGGAGCTCAGACAGAACGTTCCAGAAACAACTTTAAAATTGGTGCACCATCTTCAATGCCTTTAGAAATAGTATACGGTTTTGCGTATCTTAAAAAAGCTGCTGCTTTTACTAATTGCGAATTAGGTGTTCTTCCTATTGAAAAGAGAGATCTTATTGCTCAGGTATGTGATGAAATTCTAGAAGGAAAACACGATGATCAGTTTCCATTGGTAATATGGCAAACGGGATCCGGTACGCAGAGTAATATGAATGTAAATGAAGTTATTGCGAATCGTGCACATCAATTAGCAGGAAAAACTATTGGAGAAGGAGAAAAAACCATTCAACCTAACGATGATGTAAATAAGTCTCAATCTTCTAACGATACATTCCCTACGGGTATGCATATTGCGGCTTACAAAAAGATTCTAGAAGTTACGATACCTGGTATTACACAATTAAGAGATACGCTAAAAAAGAAATCAGAAGCTTTTAAAAATGTTGTAAAAATTGGTCGTACGCATTTTATGGATGCTACTCCATTAACCATTGGACAAGAGCTATCTGGATATGTTTCTCAACTGGATCATGGGCTTAAAGCTTTGGAAAACACATTGCCACATTTAGCAGAAATTGCTTTAGGTGGAACGGCAGTTGGGACAGGTCTAAACACACCCAAAGGATATGCTAAAAGAGTATCAGAATTTATTGCTCAGTTTACAAGTTTACCTTTTATCACTGCAGAAAATAAATTTGAAGCATTAGCAGCTCATGATGCTTTTGTAGAAACGCACGGAGCATTAAAACAAATTGCAGTTTCTCTGAATAAAATAGGAAACGATATTAGAATGTTAGCTTCAGGACCAAGAAGTGGAATTGGTGAGCTTATCATTCCTGCTAATGAACCTGGAAGTTCAATTATGCCCGGAAAAGTAAACCCTACTCAATGTGAAGCTTTAACTATGGTTTGTGCTCAAGTATTGGGTAATGATGTTGCTATTAATGTTGGCGGAATGCAAGGACATTTTGAACTTAATGTATTTAAACCTGTTATGGCGGCAAATCTATTGCAGAGTGCTCAATTAATAGGTGATTCTTGTGTTTCTTTTGATGTACATTGTGCTCAAGGAATAGAACCAAATCAAGCAAGAATTACAGAGTTGTTGAATAATTCATTGATGTTGGTAACTGCTCTTAATACCAAAATAGGATATTATAAAGCAGCAGAAATTGCTAACACAGCGCATAAAAATGGAACTACGCTAAAGCAAGAAGCTGTAGCATTAGGGTATGTAACCGAAGAGGAATTTGACCAATGGGTTAAACCAGAAGATATGGTTGGAGCTCTTAAATAA
- a CDS encoding tetratricopeptide repeat protein, which yields MKKRICCLLVLWSIGLMSQIVSESKSYKEIDSLLSQLDIYNSSSTDFYMLLDRSRGEGYEEIRGKIYLKLSVYYRKKKMIDSAFYNINKAMFICRENDFKPGLHYSYLSLGNLYGELQNYEKSLEYFLKAYDFYKKGKDTERFKNVLQVLTINIASTYSLLGDYEKARTYYYNHINDPLFDKKSRYGIQLYQNIGTNYKREGDYDNAVLWLKKGLESAIKNNYSTIKNDILLDLCKTFLIQNKNKEAKYFYDRIDTETYNWDKDYYLGVIYLGMNRLKVAESLLRQNVKGKQSALKRMNTFLKLSEVYSKRQMWEKAFNSKERYYRIKDSIGIERNKSVIKNNELGFKLIEEEMSNKQLETDNKLLQSKNRIQFYVLIGVVIFSFGGVFCFFLLIKNLRINKKLKELKKVERELLEDKVQLRENELNMTLIAISNRQKMLSEIKKEVNQLSNKDSQVKKLRNKINTLIINGNNLTAISDRIESRYPGMVTKLRDMYPNLSDTEIKYCLFVKLNLSTKETANILGVTPDTVKTSRSRIKKKMNIPESLTLGMYLEQL from the coding sequence ATGAAGAAAAGAATATGTTGTTTATTAGTATTGTGGTCTATAGGGTTAATGTCTCAAATAGTTTCAGAATCAAAAAGCTATAAAGAAATAGATAGTTTACTAAGTCAATTAGATATATATAACAGTTCATCGACGGATTTTTATATGCTATTGGATAGAAGTAGAGGTGAAGGTTATGAAGAAATAAGAGGAAAAATTTATCTTAAACTTAGTGTGTACTATAGAAAGAAAAAGATGATCGATAGCGCTTTTTACAATATAAACAAGGCAATGTTTATTTGTAGGGAGAATGATTTTAAGCCAGGTTTACATTATTCTTATCTTTCTTTAGGTAATTTATATGGAGAACTACAGAATTATGAAAAATCTTTAGAGTATTTTTTGAAAGCATATGATTTTTACAAAAAAGGAAAAGATACAGAACGGTTTAAAAATGTATTACAAGTTTTAACTATAAATATTGCATCTACTTATAGTTTATTGGGTGATTACGAAAAAGCAAGAACATATTATTACAATCATATTAATGATCCCTTATTTGATAAAAAATCGAGATACGGAATTCAATTGTATCAAAACATTGGTACTAATTATAAGAGAGAGGGAGATTATGATAATGCAGTATTATGGCTAAAGAAGGGATTAGAATCAGCCATTAAAAATAATTATTCAACGATAAAGAACGATATTTTACTGGATCTGTGTAAAACATTTCTTATTCAAAATAAAAATAAAGAAGCAAAATATTTTTATGATAGAATAGATACAGAAACTTATAATTGGGACAAAGATTATTACTTAGGAGTAATTTATCTAGGGATGAATAGGTTAAAAGTAGCTGAAAGTTTGTTACGGCAAAATGTTAAAGGAAAACAAAGTGCTTTAAAAAGAATGAATACGTTTTTAAAACTATCAGAAGTCTATTCCAAAAGACAAATGTGGGAAAAAGCATTTAACAGTAAAGAACGTTATTATCGAATAAAAGATAGTATAGGTATTGAGCGAAATAAATCTGTGATAAAAAACAACGAATTAGGTTTCAAGCTTATTGAAGAGGAAATGTCCAATAAGCAGTTAGAAACTGATAATAAGCTTCTACAATCTAAAAATCGTATCCAATTTTATGTTCTTATAGGTGTTGTTATATTTTCTTTTGGGGGTGTATTTTGCTTTTTTTTACTTATTAAGAACCTTAGAATCAATAAGAAATTAAAGGAGTTAAAAAAGGTAGAAAGAGAATTATTAGAGGATAAAGTACAACTTAGAGAGAATGAATTGAATATGACATTAATAGCAATTTCTAATAGACAAAAAATGCTGTCAGAAATCAAAAAAGAAGTTAATCAATTAAGTAATAAAGATAGCCAGGTTAAAAAACTTAGAAATAAGATAAATACTTTAATCATAAATGGCAATAATCTCACTGCAATAAGTGATCGAATCGAATCGAGATATCCAGGAATGGTAACGAAATTAAGGGATATGTATCCCAACCTATCCGATACAGAGATAAAATATTGCTTATTTGTAAAATTAAATCTTTCGACAAAAGAAACAGCCAATATTTTAGGAGTCACTCCCGATACTGTAAAAACTTCAAGAAGCAGAATAAAGAAAAAAATGAATATTCCAGAGTCTTTAACGCTTGGTATGTACCTGGAACAGCTTTAA
- a CDS encoding Ig-like domain-containing protein: MLQQIVPDNTATHTAIKSGNWNDPDTWNRGYIPGLASIVVIPNGFTVNYNVNSNAHIFAIRNEGKITFRAPGGANRKLIVDTFFCGMMSELDMRAQSPSDGTIDIHFKPFDIERKKSGGINGAPWNGQARNHYSDGRRVNNHFNGRLANDGPGVLGRYEWDPEQASLGLMTMGKVTILGQEKTSFLRTTEATPRRDNNVSLESVPENWEVGDQVVLSGTKSIFRNSIANPTRSQDEEFIITAIDGTDITFDRQTIYAHTGIAQENLFCHLSNLTRNITFKSIDFTDNNNNKNDDVTRRGHTMFMRTTNVKIHNALFKDLGRSNKSNILDDFKYTLVRTGEKDEDDKDFVEIRNFVEEKALPQNIENQRGRYAMHFHRMKDSQTRMAEAHGLAVWGSPGWGMVHHDSHASFKDNVVYFINGAGMVAESGSETGIWKDNLVTTARADHPNYYFAQLHRDEPSTINATVERVLDDDFRAGEAYALVGRAVRMVNNVAASSREAYAYDAAGTVMTLRDKVRTNVYPVDMFPLQEYVDRGAAPLLEFKDNEAYGCSSGFRSKFRAEQAYHHNLSIIDNHRVWNTNRALYITTNFGYMIRNGKFWDGNGAGLLGGSTDNLCVVNTTYYDWGDKGFTDGSGTQSSPDHQLNFVNVRIPGFNNNRIYRELDNTNKEVYTADVLNTNVDIELEPNAQMDTQINVNRGDFKVVVSGTITDRLGSYPFGHSYFRRFPTIRERIYDFENIDKLDDYLNRYGIEEDSRGVYTTLTEFITDRGTGETTGVDIRINIIGINPADYRTNEAPTLTVLQPTEETTTLFAGEDIVVRAEANDPDGIKEVRLYVNGELIRVDTEAPYSWRASSALKNVTEGSYRIKVVAIDNNDQRTKKIIRLTAISPSLRVAEFDNENIPAIMVTPNPVKKGSNITVYQKGNLYLKLYDITGKEVMKLDVNSNELNINASELSNGLYILKSDTATSKFIIQ; this comes from the coding sequence ATGCTCCAACAAATAGTTCCTGATAATACCGCAACCCACACAGCAATTAAATCTGGAAATTGGAATGACCCAGACACTTGGAACAGAGGATATATTCCTGGATTAGCATCTATTGTAGTAATACCAAATGGATTTACCGTAAATTACAATGTAAATAGTAACGCTCATATATTTGCGATACGGAACGAAGGTAAAATAACGTTTAGAGCACCTGGAGGTGCCAATAGAAAATTAATAGTCGACACGTTCTTTTGTGGTATGATGTCTGAGCTAGATATGCGGGCACAGAGCCCTAGTGATGGTACTATAGATATTCATTTTAAACCTTTTGATATAGAAAGAAAGAAAAGTGGAGGTATCAATGGTGCTCCATGGAACGGTCAGGCAAGAAACCACTACTCTGATGGAAGAAGAGTAAATAATCATTTTAATGGAAGATTGGCTAATGATGGTCCTGGTGTTCTAGGTAGATATGAATGGGATCCTGAACAAGCTAGTTTAGGTCTAATGACTATGGGAAAAGTTACTATTTTAGGACAAGAAAAAACTAGTTTTTTAAGAACTACAGAAGCAACCCCTAGAAGAGATAATAACGTATCATTAGAATCTGTGCCTGAAAACTGGGAAGTAGGTGATCAAGTAGTTCTATCTGGAACAAAATCGATTTTCAGAAATTCTATTGCTAATCCCACTAGATCCCAAGATGAGGAGTTTATAATCACCGCTATTGATGGAACCGATATTACTTTTGATCGTCAAACTATTTATGCCCATACTGGTATTGCGCAAGAAAACCTTTTTTGTCATCTATCAAATTTAACAAGAAACATCACCTTTAAATCTATCGATTTTACTGACAACAACAATAATAAAAATGATGATGTTACACGTCGTGGACACACCATGTTTATGAGAACTACAAATGTAAAAATACATAATGCGTTGTTTAAAGACCTAGGGAGATCTAACAAATCTAATATTCTGGATGATTTTAAGTACACTCTAGTTAGAACAGGTGAAAAAGATGAAGATGACAAAGATTTTGTAGAAATAAGAAATTTTGTAGAAGAAAAAGCACTACCCCAAAACATAGAAAACCAACGTGGTAGATATGCAATGCATTTCCATAGAATGAAAGACTCTCAAACCAGAATGGCAGAAGCACACGGATTAGCCGTTTGGGGTTCACCAGGTTGGGGTATGGTACATCACGATAGTCATGCTTCATTTAAAGATAATGTAGTATATTTTATCAACGGTGCTGGTATGGTAGCAGAAAGTGGTTCCGAAACTGGTATTTGGAAAGATAATCTTGTAACTACAGCCAGAGCTGATCATCCAAATTATTATTTTGCACAATTACATAGAGATGAACCCAGTACTATTAATGCCACAGTAGAACGAGTATTAGATGATGATTTTAGAGCAGGCGAAGCTTATGCACTCGTAGGGAGAGCTGTAAGGATGGTTAATAATGTAGCTGCTTCTTCTAGAGAGGCATATGCGTATGATGCTGCTGGTACTGTTATGACGTTAAGAGATAAAGTAAGAACTAATGTCTATCCTGTCGATATGTTTCCTTTGCAAGAATATGTAGATAGAGGAGCAGCTCCTTTATTAGAGTTTAAGGATAATGAAGCATATGGTTGTAGTAGTGGGTTTAGATCTAAATTTAGAGCTGAACAGGCATATCATCATAATTTATCAATAATAGATAATCATAGAGTCTGGAACACTAATAGAGCTTTATATATTACGACTAATTTTGGATATATGATTCGAAATGGAAAATTTTGGGATGGTAATGGTGCGGGTCTTCTAGGTGGTTCTACCGATAATTTATGTGTCGTAAATACGACCTACTATGATTGGGGAGATAAAGGTTTTACGGATGGATCAGGAACTCAATCGTCTCCAGATCATCAATTAAACTTTGTTAATGTTCGAATTCCAGGGTTTAATAATAATAGGATCTACCGAGAATTAGATAATACGAATAAAGAAGTGTATACCGCAGATGTACTCAATACGAATGTCGATATAGAATTAGAGCCTAATGCGCAAATGGACACTCAAATCAATGTAAATAGAGGAGACTTTAAAGTGGTAGTAAGTGGAACCATAACCGATCGTTTAGGATCCTACCCTTTTGGACATAGTTATTTTCGCCGTTTTCCTACGATACGAGAAAGAATATATGATTTTGAAAACATAGACAAACTCGATGATTATTTAAACAGGTATGGTATCGAAGAAGACTCAAGAGGAGTTTATACCACATTAACAGAATTCATTACCGATAGAGGAACAGGTGAGACTACTGGCGTAGATATAAGAATTAATATCATCGGAATAAACCCGGCAGATTATAGAACAAATGAAGCTCCTACTTTAACAGTACTACAACCCACAGAAGAGACTACTACCCTATTTGCTGGGGAGGATATTGTGGTTAGAGCAGAAGCAAATGATCCTGATGGAATCAAAGAGGTTAGACTATATGTTAACGGAGAACTAATCCGAGTAGATACAGAAGCTCCTTATAGTTGGAGAGCTAGTTCTGCGCTAAAAAATGTTACCGAAGGCAGTTATAGGATTAAAGTTGTTGCCATAGATAATAATGATCAAAGAACCAAAAAGATCATTAGACTTACTGCAATATCCCCATCACTGCGTGTTGCAGAATTTGACAATGAAAATATACCTGCTATTATGGTAACTCCCAACCCTGTTAAAAAAGGATCAAATATTACTGTATATCAAAAAGGAAATCTTTATCTAAAATTATACGATATAACTGGAAAAGAGGTCATGAAATTAGATGTTAATTCTAATGAATTAAACATAAATGCATCTGAACTATCTAATGGACTATACATCCTTAAATCAGATACCGCTACTAGTAAATTTATAATTCAATAA
- a CDS encoding T9SS type A sorting domain-containing protein, whose translation MKNKINYSLQLNFTILCILTILLSAFKGSSQNRINVSLDYNQSTRLQKKVYGYNDENLNKPYYSTNNTFKSVYNDLGKPTVRYPAGTGSNYLNIKTGFANNYVRGRMTPEDFQKHVIETNEGLRRNGKGENGQDWREFAKFVKSENPEVTYIINLSTMTLNENREVLQGIKNIGATINHFEIGNEVFFGSYETPFPSGTFYLRKAREASEMIKSIFPEAKVAVVLPAKFYTKESFLDGPAPIGNRLENWYEDVLSQDWYDALAVHLYAETGMESNVNPANYIPYETSYTYGISHNDNRLQSTFNRLKRDFPTKKIWLTEYHTGGFGGNLRQYKMRLSYLGGLFNANFMMKLFSNPQIELSSWHSFQQWLTFRSRRGELMPDNFEYEELVNYSFFKMFKDPVKNSTKFIKTEIENSKKYDGLGRFEGRYDEIDAGTFYNPNTKEGYTIIFNKKESAYTLSKSSFENNLDGEILEFKEITPDKNQNLLRAINDTSEDARLKKSISNINPNRGLYRLRPYSMYVVHYKREQNTNQSPELTILNPRNLETIIDPVSNVSLETGTIIEGNDIVINVAANDPDGIKEVRLYLNGELIRTDTEAPYGWGGASELQNVTGGSYRIKVVAIDNNGQRTKKIIILTVLPQSLRGVRFEKENTSAIMITPNPVSKGSSITIHQKGNLYLKLYDLTGKEIMKLDIDSNELDLDISKLSSGIYILKSDTATSKFIIQ comes from the coding sequence ATGAAAAACAAAATTAATTACAGTTTACAACTAAACTTTACGATATTATGTATTCTCACAATACTATTATCTGCATTCAAAGGATCGTCACAGAATCGAATCAATGTATCGTTAGATTACAATCAATCTACACGCCTACAAAAGAAAGTATATGGATATAATGATGAGAACTTGAATAAACCTTATTATTCTACCAACAATACCTTTAAAAGTGTATACAATGATCTTGGTAAACCAACAGTAAGATATCCGGCAGGTACGGGATCTAATTATCTAAACATCAAAACTGGTTTTGCAAATAATTATGTAAGAGGAAGAATGACGCCAGAGGATTTTCAAAAACACGTTATTGAAACCAATGAAGGACTTAGGAGAAATGGAAAAGGTGAAAATGGGCAAGATTGGCGGGAATTTGCAAAGTTTGTTAAAAGTGAAAATCCAGAAGTTACTTATATTATAAATCTATCTACGATGACTTTAAATGAAAATCGAGAAGTTTTACAAGGAATTAAAAATATAGGAGCTACAATAAATCATTTCGAAATTGGTAATGAAGTGTTTTTTGGCTCTTATGAAACTCCTTTTCCCAGTGGTACTTTTTATCTCAGAAAAGCAAGAGAAGCTTCAGAAATGATTAAATCTATTTTTCCTGAAGCTAAAGTAGCCGTGGTATTACCAGCTAAATTTTATACAAAAGAATCTTTTTTAGATGGTCCTGCTCCTATTGGTAACAGACTAGAAAATTGGTATGAAGATGTTTTATCACAAGATTGGTATGACGCACTAGCTGTTCATTTATATGCTGAGACAGGTATGGAAAGTAATGTCAACCCTGCTAATTACATTCCTTATGAAACTTCATATACTTATGGTATATCTCACAACGACAATAGATTGCAAAGTACTTTTAACAGGCTTAAAAGAGATTTTCCAACAAAAAAAATATGGCTTACAGAATATCATACAGGAGGTTTTGGAGGTAATCTAAGGCAATATAAAATGAGATTATCCTATTTAGGAGGTCTCTTTAATGCTAATTTTATGATGAAGCTCTTCAGTAATCCTCAAATAGAATTGAGTAGTTGGCATTCTTTTCAACAATGGTTAACTTTTAGATCCAGAAGAGGAGAATTAATGCCTGATAATTTTGAATACGAAGAATTAGTAAACTACTCGTTTTTTAAGATGTTTAAAGATCCAGTAAAAAATTCAACAAAATTTATTAAAACCGAAATAGAAAATTCAAAAAAGTACGATGGTCTTGGGAGATTTGAAGGCCGATATGATGAAATCGATGCTGGCACTTTTTATAACCCAAATACGAAAGAAGGTTACACGATTATTTTTAATAAAAAAGAGAGTGCTTACACATTATCAAAATCTTCTTTTGAAAATAATCTTGATGGCGAAATTTTAGAGTTCAAAGAAATTACACCTGATAAAAATCAAAACCTCTTAAGGGCTATTAATGATACTTCAGAAGATGCTCGACTAAAAAAAAGTATTTCAAATATCAATCCAAATAGAGGATTATATCGTTTAAGACCATATTCAATGTATGTTGTGCATTACAAACGAGAACAAAACACAAATCAATCCCCCGAATTAACAATTTTAAACCCAAGAAATTTAGAAACTATTATAGATCCAGTATCAAACGTATCTTTAGAAACAGGAACCATTATCGAAGGAAATGACATTGTTATCAATGTAGCAGCTAATGATCCTGATGGAATCAAAGAAGTTAGATTATACCTTAACGGAGAACTTATTAGAACCGATACCGAAGCTCCGTATGGCTGGGGAGGTGCTTCAGAACTACAAAATGTTACGGGAGGCAGTTATAGAATTAAAGTAGTTGCCATAGATAATAATGGACAAAGAACCAAAAAGATCATCATATTGACTGTATTACCTCAATCTTTAAGAGGAGTTAGATTTGAAAAAGAAAATACAAGTGCTATTATGATAACTCCTAACCCTGTTTCGAAAGGATCAAGTATCACTATACATCAAAAAGGAAATCTGTATCTAAAATTATATGATCTAACGGGTAAAGAAATTATGAAATTAGATATTGATTCTAACGAATTAGACTTAGATATATCAAAATTATCTAGCGGAATTTATATTCTAAAATCTGATACCGCTACCAGTAAATTTATTATTCAATAA